The Streptomyces sp. NBC_01298 genome contains the following window.
GCTCGGAGTCCGGCCAGTGCCGGACCAACTGGGACATGATCCGGGATGCCACGAACTCCTGGTACGCCTCCGAGCGCGCCAAGGGCCGTACGGCCGAACAGATCAAGGCACAGCTCGCCGAGTACGACGTGTGGGACCGCTACGACGCCGACCACGACGGCGACTTCGACGAACCGGACGGCTACCTCGACCACCTCGTCGTCGTCCACGCGGGCAAGGACGGCACCTGGGGCGGCGGCGCGCAGGGCAAGGACGCCGTGTGGGCGCACCGCTGGTTCGCCTACTGGAACCAGGCCGGCAGCGCGGGCCCGGCGGGCAACAAGGCGGGCGGCACCCCGGTCGGCGACACCGGCATCTGGGCCGGGGACTACCTGACCGGCGGCGAGAACAGCGGCGCGGGCCTCTTCGCGCACGAGTTCGGGCACGACCTGGGCCTGCCGGACCTGTACAGCTCCGACGGGGACAACAGCGTCAACTTCTGGTCGCTGATGTCCTCGGCGTCCTACCTGGGCAGGGGCCGCAACTCCACCGGCGAGTTCCCGGGCGACCTCGACCCCTGGAGCAAGCTGCAGCTGGGCTGGCTCCAGTACACGGAGGCCGACGCGGGCCGCACCACGCGCGCCACGCTCGGGGTGTCCGGCTACAACACCGAGGATCCGCAGGCGCTGTTGGTGCACCTGCCGCCGTCCTCGACCACGACCGACCTGGTCGACCCGTACGAGGGCGGCAGCCAGTGGTGGAGCGGTACGGGTGACTTCATGGACAACACCCTGTCGCGCACGGTCGACCTGTCGGGGGTCGCGGCCGGAACCCCGGCCCGGCTGGACGCCCGGGCCTGGTACGACATCGAGCAGGACTTCGACTACCTGACGGTGGAGGCCTCCACGGACGGCGGCACCGTCTGGACCGCACTGCCGGGCACGGTGGACGCCGCGCCCATCGGGGCGAAGGGAATCTCCGGCACCTCGGCCGGCTGGACCCAGCTCTCGGTGCCGCTGAACCAATTCAGTGGCACCTCGGTCCAGTTGAGGCTGCGGGTCACCTCCGACAGCAACACCCACGGCAAGGGAGTCACCTTCGACGACATCCGTGTCACGGCGGGTGACGACGGCCGGGTACTGCTGCGCGACGGGGCGGAGCAGGGCGCGAACGGCTGGACGGCGGTCAAGTGGTCGCGCACGGAAGGCCGTACGGGCAGCGAGCAGCACCCGCGCGCGTACTTCGTGGAGAACCGCCGCTACACCGGCTACGGGAGCCTGCTGCGGACGGGTCCGTACAACTTCGGCTTCACGGGCGACAAGGTGGAGTTCTACCCGTACCAGCAGGGCGTGCTGGTCTGGCTCTGGGACACGGCGTACAGCGACAACACCACCAAGGCGCACCCCGGCGGCGGCCTGTTGCTGCCCGTCGACTCCCGGCCGGATCCCCTGACGAACGCGGACGGCACGCTGCTGAACGCACGGGCGCAGACCTTCGACGCGCCCTTCTCGCTCGGGAAGAGCGACCGGATCGTCCTGCACAAGGCGGGCGCGGCGACCGTGATCCCGGCCCGGAGCGGCGTACCGGTCTTCGACGACCGACACGGGTCGTACTGGAACGCGGCGCTGCCGCAGCTCGGGGTCAAGGTGCCGGACACCGGGACCCGGATCACGGTGGTGAAGGAGGCCGCGGGCGGGGCCCTGACGACGGTGCAGCTCAGCCCGTCGAAGTGACCTGCCGGGGCTGAGCGGGGGGAGGGCGGCGGGGACCGCCGGTCAGTGGCGCACCAGACAGAACGGGTGCCCGGCCGGATCGGCGTAGACCCGCCAGCCCTCTCCCGCCCGGTCCCCGTCCAGCAGGGTGGCTCCGCGGGCCAGGACCTCCGCGTGCGCCGGGTCCAGGTCCGCGACGGCGAAGTCGAGGTGGATCTGCTGGGGCCGGGCCGGGTCCGGCCAACGGGGTGGCCGGTGGTCCTCGGCGTACTGGAACGCGAGGACCGCACCGGCGGGCAGGTGCAGGGTCGCCCAGGTGGCGTCGGTGGCCCAGCGCCGGTCGGGACGGTTGACCTCGCCGCCGGCCAGGCTCTGGTAGAACGCGGCCAGCGCCGCCGGGTCGGGGCAGTCCAGCACCACGCACTGCAGCTCGGCGATCATGCGATCGATCCTAGGCCGTCCGGTGGACCACGGGTCACATGACATACGCTGCCCGCGGGGGCGTGCTGTGATCCGCACGGCGGGCCGAGGGGGCGGGCGGTACGGGATCCGATGACACAGCGGGGAAACACCGGCCTGCCGCGAGTGCCTGACGGCGGGACCGCGCGGCCCCGTTCCGGCGGCGGTCGGGACGCGGCCCTGTCCGTACAGGAGTTCACGGCGGTCCGGGGCGTCGGGTTCGAGCCGGTCGGCCAGGTTCTCGGTGCGGCCGTCTTCGCCATCGGGGACACGGGCCTCGGGGGCTGCCCGGGCGCCTGGACGGCCACGGACGGCGTGAAGACCCCCTCCTCCGCCTGGACCGCCTCCGCCTCCCCGTTGCAGCGGACGCTGTACACGGGCCGCCGGCTGGCACTCTCCCGGGCGGTGGCGCAGTGCCGCGCGCTCGGTGGGGACGGGATCGTCGGGGTGGATCTGCGGGTCGAGGACTTCGGAGCGCGGACCACCGAGTACACGACGCCGACCGTGCAGTTCACGGTCCTCGGCACCGCGGTCCGGGCCCGCTCGCGCATCCGCCCGCGCGAGCCCTTCACCTCGCACCTGCGCGGGCAGGACTTCGCGCGGCTCGTGCACTCCGGATGGATTCCCACCGCACTGGCCTTCGGCATCGCGATCGACACCCGCCACGACGACTGGCGCGCCTCCCGCCGGACCCGCTGGGCCACCGGGAACCAGGAGGTCGACGGATACACGCAACTGGTCGGCCAAGTACGCCGCAAGGCCCGGGAGAACCTGGCCGACGACGCCGCCCGGCACGGCGGCGACGGGGTGGTGGTGGACGACATCGGACTCCGGATGCGCGAGAACGAGTGCCCGTCCTTCGGGAACGTGCGCGATCTCGTGGCGGAGGCGGCCTTCGTCGGCACCGCCGTCGCCCGGTTCGGCCGCTCCGAGCGGCCCGCCGGACACGGACCACTGACCATCATGCGACTGGAACGCGAGCACTGAGATGACCGAGGGAACGGGGCAGGGAGTGACGGGACAGGAGCTGTCGCAGGACGCGATGCGGCGACTGGCACAGCTGCGGCCGGGAGAGAAGGGCTCGCTCTTCACCTCGGACCTGTCCGTGAACGAGTTCCTCCTGGTGCGCGAGGTCGGCTTCCGCCCCCTCGGCCTGGTCCTGGGGGCCTCCGTCTACCACGTGGGCATCCAGATCGGCCGGTGGACGAAGAACCAGGAACTGGCGAAACTGTCGCAGGCCATGTACGAGGCGCGCGAGTTGGCGATGAGCCGGATGGAGGCCGAGGCGAGCGCGCTGGGGGCGGACGGGATCGTGGGGGTGCGCCTCGACATCGAGTTCAAGGACTTCGGATCGGACATCGCCGAGTTCATCGCCGTCGGCACTGCCGTCAAGGCGGACGGCGCCGACCCGGGTCCGGGCGGGACCTGGCTCAACAACAAGGCCAAGCCCTTCACTTCGAACCTGTCCGGCCAGGACTTCTGGAGCCTGATCCGCGCCGGGTACGCCCCGCTGGACATGGTCATGGGGTCGTGCGTCTACCACGTGGCGCACCAGCGCTTCACCCAGGCGCTGTCCACCACCGGCCGCAACGTCGAGATCGAGCCGTACACCCAGGCCCTCTACGAGGCGCGCGAGTTGGCGATGAGCCGGATGCGGGCCGAGGGGGCGGCCCTGGAGGCCGAGGGGATCGTGGCGGTCCAGTTGAAGCAGCACTCCCACGGCTGGGGTTCGCACACCACCGAGTT
Protein-coding sequences here:
- a CDS encoding VOC family protein, whose product is MIAELQCVVLDCPDPAALAAFYQSLAGGEVNRPDRRWATDATWATLHLPAGAVLAFQYAEDHRPPRWPDPARPQQIHLDFAVADLDPAHAEVLARGATLLDGDRAGEGWRVYADPAGHPFCLVRH
- a CDS encoding heavy metal-binding domain-containing protein; this translates as MTEGTGQGVTGQELSQDAMRRLAQLRPGEKGSLFTSDLSVNEFLLVREVGFRPLGLVLGASVYHVGIQIGRWTKNQELAKLSQAMYEARELAMSRMEAEASALGADGIVGVRLDIEFKDFGSDIAEFIAVGTAVKADGADPGPGGTWLNNKAKPFTSNLSGQDFWSLIRAGYAPLDMVMGSCVYHVAHQRFTQALSTTGRNVEIEPYTQALYEARELAMSRMRAEGAALEAEGIVAVQLKQHSHGWGSHTTEFFAIGTAVRPLRDDHVIDRPTMVLGLDD
- a CDS encoding immune inhibitor A domain-containing protein, which translates into the protein MGAAISLALLAAPALAATASPAPPAPTPAGRQQAEQPQAAAPPPAPLELQRQALRRQALEEVASGRPGGLHAEADGTLPRQAKVGKRYVELAQERKDKVFVILAEFGDQVDNTTEFEGKPRFGGTPGPAHNTIGKPAADDNHTLWRKDFDRSFYEKQFFSTDPRSASLRAYYRLQSSGRYDMDGTVTDWVKLPWNEARYGTDNCSESGQCRTNWDMIRDATNSWYASERAKGRTAEQIKAQLAEYDVWDRYDADHDGDFDEPDGYLDHLVVVHAGKDGTWGGGAQGKDAVWAHRWFAYWNQAGSAGPAGNKAGGTPVGDTGIWAGDYLTGGENSGAGLFAHEFGHDLGLPDLYSSDGDNSVNFWSLMSSASYLGRGRNSTGEFPGDLDPWSKLQLGWLQYTEADAGRTTRATLGVSGYNTEDPQALLVHLPPSSTTTDLVDPYEGGSQWWSGTGDFMDNTLSRTVDLSGVAAGTPARLDARAWYDIEQDFDYLTVEASTDGGTVWTALPGTVDAAPIGAKGISGTSAGWTQLSVPLNQFSGTSVQLRLRVTSDSNTHGKGVTFDDIRVTAGDDGRVLLRDGAEQGANGWTAVKWSRTEGRTGSEQHPRAYFVENRRYTGYGSLLRTGPYNFGFTGDKVEFYPYQQGVLVWLWDTAYSDNTTKAHPGGGLLLPVDSRPDPLTNADGTLLNARAQTFDAPFSLGKSDRIVLHKAGAATVIPARSGVPVFDDRHGSYWNAALPQLGVKVPDTGTRITVVKEAAGGALTTVQLSPSK